The following nucleotide sequence is from Pseudoliparis swirei isolate HS2019 ecotype Mariana Trench chromosome 7, NWPU_hadal_v1, whole genome shotgun sequence.
TCCCATGGTGGCCGACTCCCTGTCCGCTTCTTCCAAGTTGCGGTTCTATGGGCAAGAAACCACAAATTGACCCGAGTGCCGCTTAAATACTAAGAAGATTCCAACAAGTATCATCAGTAGTCAAAGACCAGAGTGAAATAACATCGACTTACCATGTATTCCTTGATGAGAGTTTCATCATCCTCATTGAGGTAGACACAGAGGCTTCTTAGGACACGTTCTCGTCTGGAGTTTATGTCATCACACTGCAATTTAACAGAGAATATCTATGATTACTATCCCATAAAAAACAAGGCAGGTGCCAGGGCAGGTACCAGGGCAGCCAGCAAGAAGAGAAAGACCTGGGAGGCACATGGAGCTGCGGAAGGGGACAGCAGATATCAGGCTTAACCTATTATGAATTGCCAACCATCATGCTGGTGAATTTCTCTCAACTCACTATTAAGGCCGACTTGTCTTTTGTGCAGAAGAACTGAAAGAGGACTAAGCTGGAGTGCTGTTGTTTCCTGGAGACGGTAACAACACACTGGACTGAGCTTAACTAAGAAGATATCCAACTCTACTTTTGAAGTAAACATCGCCGTTTACAAAAACATTAGTTAAATATCATTTTGCGAAGAAATTAGAAGGTAGGAAATACATTAGAGCgattcaacatatttattaGACAACAAGGAACCATATAATCAAGGAAtttggaaaagaaacaaaaaactagTTGTTTTGATTCATGCTCTGTTGGTTACCTTTAAGTGAttgattattcttattatttagaTGCCTACCTGTCTTCGTGCAACAAACATATCTCGGCATTTTAACCCCGACTTTGCCTTCCGTGTTCCATGTTTGGACAGGCTCGGCTCTTACAGTGTCAACTACTAAATGGCAAAGTTCATATACCTGAGGCGTCCTCTCCATGATGCGTCTAATCTTCTTTCCAGCAGTCCCGCCTCTCTTGCTGAAGAGCTTGGTTAGGTCAGCAGAGTATCTGTCAAGTTGTGCCATGAACTTGGTTTGTAGAGGCATAGTTGTGATCCGCATGAATTCTGCATTAACCTGAGAAAAGTAACAAAGAAAAAGGCAGCATTGgagttattataatatattgcatTAAAAAACCTTTCCATTAATAAGATGCTCAAAGCGCTGTGAGAAAGAGGTTGTGGGGGAAGAGGAAAGTGGGTACACCTCATCACAACTAAGAATGTAAACTATTCATCAGATAATGAATTgagaactgaaacattttaacttttgaatttataacttataactgcgctgtttagtttcccctgtctgttgttccaaagtcctgggactgaaatactggactacaacggggtgagggatctaaagagctgcagacaagtgtaaacgaATCttaccgcagttatctagcGTACAGCATGAAAGCTAaccctgcatctctttctgactattctgctctgaacctcttttattctgtaaacctctgaaacccagccccatgtttcttaaagctgctctgaacctctcatgctaatgttacagtgtgttgatagttgttattggaccgtgttgagcacgctgtgttttcttgaaataaagcgttgttttttacaatattctactcaaaacctcttttcttctcattgttgagtgctactTAAACCGCGCCCaataaatgtcaccagccgccactggttacgGTGCATGTCCAATAGCACAATTCACGCGACGATCAATGTTAATCCAGGGCATGAATCCCCCCCCGTTTGTGTTCGCAACCACCGCCATTACCAACTCTCGTCAACAACTGTGTAATCTGCATTATGCCATGCTTTGGCAGAGCTCATTGTCGTTAACTAGTGCGAGCCACCTGACGTAAACCATGCCAAAATACTAAGGGCACAAGCCATTGCACAACATAAGCCAAGGGATTTGTGATACTATTGTGAAAGCAATGCATAGCATATTTATGGTGTTTCATGACTATTTTCCCAGCCAGGTTACCcagctagttagctagctaaaTCATTCGCGCTAGCTAAATCGTTAGCTAGTGCTAGTTACAGTGCTAGATAACTCGCcttaatgaaaaaagaaacgctTATATTTCAGCAAAtctattctaacgttacccatTAAGCATGTGGACATCTAATAATCGGTTTCTAGTTAACTAAAACGGATAAAAAGCTTACCAAACTCGGTCCTTCCATCAGCACGAGGTCTGTTGCTCTGCCGGTTCTGGGATGAAAGAATGGTGCCCGTGCCTGCCTCAGGTTGGTCGAATTAAATCCAGTGAAACAATTAAATAGActtaatgtgaataaatcaaATTTCATTTCCGATTGAActggtttatgttgtatttaatgtatatggatggatataatatatgatgtatttactttaaacaggtttaatttaaatgtcatgCTTAAAGTTTATTGAGTGCACGCACATATGCTCCTTCTGTGATCCAATCAAGTTAAGTTTACTTGATTTGTTTATGTTCAGGTTATACGAAGCATATTTACATTGTGTTTAAGTGGTTTtaatgaatacactttagattttatatatttcagttacgttttacttaaaaatattgtttaatgtttatgaGGGCCAAGAATCGAGTCGTTTATGGGTTTTCACAGGTGTTGTTGAGAGAGGACTCCCGCTGTATTGCAATCGCATGCACGCCTGTGTTTTACGTGTGAtcgtgaggttttggggcagggatgtctatgtgtacagattgtaaagcactccgagacaaatttgtaatttgtgaaattgggctatacaaataaactgaattgaattgaattgaatcagtgAATACGTTCTCCTCTTGAAAaga
It contains:
- the LOC130197136 gene encoding uncharacterized protein LOC130197136 isoform X1, producing MKFDLFTLSLFNCFTGFNSTNLRQARAPFFHPRTGRATDLVLMEGPSLVNAEFMRITTMPLQTKFMAQLDRYSADLTKLFSKRGGTAGKKIRRIMERTPQCDDINSRRERVLRSLCVYLNEDDETLIKEYMNRNLEEADRESATMGLHVVRKEGADAGEEPEHVGVVIEGVELLSNLGSVSFGFSMLFGLIYCLNMSYPQGLKFTFEFLQKVLMNLDGNNLSPKVQALKIKMLQ
- the LOC130197136 gene encoding uncharacterized protein LOC130197136 isoform X2, giving the protein MRITTMPLQTKFMAQLDRYSADLTKLFSKRGGTAGKKIRRIMERTPQCDDINSRRERVLRSLCVYLNEDDETLIKEYMNRNLEEADRESATMGLHVVRKEGADAGEEPEHVGVVIEGVELLSNLGSVSFGFSMLFGLIYCLNMSYPQGLKFTFEFLQKVLMNLDGNNLSPKVQALKIKMLQ